A window of Mytilus edulis chromosome 10, xbMytEdul2.2, whole genome shotgun sequence contains these coding sequences:
- the LOC139493338 gene encoding uncharacterized protein yields the protein MTLPGGPMEICFSFDTTGSMSGCINEVKGNVQDMIQRLQADIPGIRMAVFAHGDYCDKHNYITKHIDFSTNVAELCTWVKNVGSTGGGDGDECYELVLQNVQKLSWTPGSKRALVMIGDADPHEPGYKYGGKTYKIDWRKEAYQLMTMNVRIYGVQCRGYNSTKDFYKKMSTATDGKCLELADFSNMFDFMMAICYREHDETLLQNYEKEVRARGSTVHKDLDALFGKLRSDADVMDTVPAPITKIPSLTKPGSIKALKPTPKPVLKKTTKTKALRFKPKHDKLKDKRKNGLFDKYKLQNLPKLKRENVPEANFMLNSAHWSKWQVAMVLSVPADEEHKWEKRQGDSEGYRRKVICGGSYKKPTLYEFAVQNGERCRRYVVYCKSSKGFILDRGSWETRLLTKSDVKSQINDILKKDMRLFVRSCPLMKSQDKLLALNHYDYAWSNKGPIRTVKHIDV from the exons ATGACTTTACCAGGTGGGCCGATggaaatatgtttttcatttgatACGACTGGATCTATGTCTGGTTGTATCAATGAAGTGAAAGGAAATGTTCAGGACATGATACAACGCCTCCAAGCGGACATTCCTGGTATTCGAATGGCAGTATTTGCTCATGGTGACTACTGTGACAAACACAACTACATAACGAAACATATTGACTTCTCGACAAATGTAGCAGAACTGTGTACTTGGGTAAAAAATGTGGGATCTACCGGCGGTGGTGATGGGGATGAATGCTACGAACTTGTTTTACAAAACGTCCAAAAGTTGTCTTGGACCCCAGGGTCAAAGAGAGCGCTTGTGATGATTGGCGATGCTGATCCACACGAACCCGGTTATAAATATGGCGGGAAAACTTATAAAATAGATTGGAGGAAAGAGGCATACCAGCTAATGACAATG aatgttAGAATATATGGCGTACAGTGCAGAGGTTATAATTCAACGAAGGACTTCTACAAAAAGATGTCTACTGCCACAGATGGCAAATGTTTAGAATTAGCAGATTTCAGCAACATGTTTGATTTTATGATGGCAATTTGTTACAGAGAACACGATGAAACTCTCTTACAG AACTACGAGAAAGAGGTTCGGGCTAGAGGGTCGACGGTTCATAAAGATTTAGATGCATTATTTGGGAAATTGAGATCAGACGCTGATGTGATGGATACAGTTCCTGCTCCCATAACAAAGATACCATCGTTAACAAAGCCTGGATCTATAAAAGCCCTAAAACCTACTCCAAAGCCAGTACTAAAGAAAACCACAAAGACAAAGGCTCTACGCTTCAAACCAAAGCATGATAAATTGAAGGACAAAAGGAAAAACGGACTTTTTGATAAATACAAG CTACAAAACTTGCCAAAACTAAAGAGGGAAAATGTTCCCGAGGCAAATTTCATGTTGAATAGCGCACATTGGTCTAAATGGCAGGTGGCAATGGTATTGTCTGTGCCAGCTGACGAGGAGCACAAGTGGGAAAAACGGCAAGGGGATTCAGAAGGATACAGAAGGAAAGTCATTTGTGGCGGAAGTTACAAGAAACCAACTTTATACGAGTTCGCAGTACAAAATGGAGAACGTTGTAGGAGATACGTTGTTTACTGCAAGTCAAGTAAAGGATTCATTTTGGATAGAGGGTCATGGGAAACTAGATTGTTGACAAAGTCAGACGTGAAGTCTCagataaatgacattttgaaaaaagacatGCGACTGTTTGTCCGAAGTTGTCCATTAATGAAAAGCCAAGATAAACTACTCGCATTGAATCATTATGACTACGCTTGGTCAAACAAAGGGCCAATAAGAACTGTGAAACACATAGATGTATAG
- the LOC139492565 gene encoding uncharacterized protein, giving the protein MENDDLDEKLRNVYYNTANGGAYLSAEKIYQTLKTSRDGNVPSVYKIRKWMEKIDDYNLQKPVKRRIKRVKIIVSEPYEQYDADLMDVSNIQKYNNKTRFLLVVIDIFTRFLWIYPLKNKFGKTVADAFEKIFKHGKIPLKVSTDAGTEFKNKDLKRVFKKYDIYHHVYLNSDSSKASIAERVNLTFRRMMFRYFTKHRTYSYLNVLQNLVASYNATPHRSLNNTAPKDVNEKNKYDLWAYMYIKTPPKEKRIREKKETLKVQRKRGKQFHFKINDMVRLSHLKKPFQRAYQQQWTSEIFKIYRRFLIHGKIFYKVQDFLDKEVVGNFNYTELQRVKKEADALWFVEKVLKWRRRNGQREGYVKFQDWDKRFCQWIPERDIVDF; this is encoded by the coding sequence ATGGAAAATGATGATTTAGATGAAAAACTTAGGAATGTATATTACAATACAGCAAATGGGGGAGCATACCTAAGTGCTGAAAAAATTTATCAAACGTTGAAGACATCAAGAGATGGAAATGTACCAAGCGTATACAAGATCAGGAAATGGATGGAAAAAATAGACGACTACAATTTACAAAAACCTGTAAAACGTAgaattaaaagagtgaaaataattgtatcgGAACCGTATGAGCAATACGATGCTGACCTTATGGATGTATCCAACATACAGAAATATAACAATAAGACACGTTTCCTGTTGGTTGTTATCGATATTTTCACACGGTTTTTATGGATTTATCCATTAAAAAACAAGTTTGGGAAGACAGTAGCTGATGCATTTGAAAAAATCTTCAAACATGGTAAAATCCCTTTGAAGGTTTCCACAGATGCGGGAACTGAATTCAAAAACAAAGATTTGAAACGtgtgtttaaaaaatatgacatttaCCATCATGTCTATTTAAATTCCGACAGTAGTAAAGCGTCAATAGCAGAGAGGGTCAATTTGACATTTCGGAGGATGATGTTCCGATATTTTACAAAGCATAGAACTTATAGCTATCTCAATGTTCTACAAAATTTGGTAGCAAGTTATAATGCAACGCCACATAGAAGTTTAAATAATACAGCTCCAAAAGATGtgaatgagaaaaacaaatatgatttgtgggcatatatgtatattaaaactCCACCCAAAGAAAAACGAATCAGAGAAAAGAAAGAAACATTAAAAGTACAACGTAAAAGAGGGAAacagtttcattttaaaatcaatgacATGGTAAGACTGAGCCATTTGAAGAAACCGTTTCAAAGAGCTTATCAGCAACAGTggacctccgaaatatttaaaatatatagacGATTTCTAATACATGGGAAAATCTTTTATAAAGTACAAGATTTTTTGGACAAGGAAGTTGTAGGCAATTTCAATTATACAGAGTTGCAGCGTGTGAAAAAGGAGGCTGACGCATTGTGGTTTGTTGAGAAAGTGCTTAAATGGCGAAGGCGGAATGGTCAACGTGAGGGTTATGTAAAATTCCAGGATTGGGATAAACGTTTTTGTCAGTGGATTCCTGAGAGAGATATTGTTGACTTTTAA